The window GTCCGGCGACGGTGTCACTGCGGATCACCGGCCCCGGCGGTCCGGTCACCGACTTCCAGAAGATCCACACCAAACCCGTGCACATGTACGTGCTACGCGACGACCTGTCCGGCTATCAGCATCTGCACCCGGACGTGGCCGACGGAACGTGGACCGCCCCGGTGACGATCACCGACGGCGGCGCCTACCGGGTGTACCTGGAGTTCGTGCCGCACGGCCGGACCGGCGGCCCGGACGGTCCCGAGCCCACCGTGCTGGGCGTGCCGTTCGTGATCGCGGGCGACACCAGCATGGCCCCGGTGCCGGCCCCGGAAGCGGAGGCGCGCTCCGGCCCGTACACGGTGCGCCGCCTCGACGGCACCGCCGACCTGACCTCGGGCACCCCGACGGCGCTGCGGTTCCAGGTGCTGCGCGACGGACACCCGGCGACCCTGGAGCCGTACCTCGGTGCCTACGCGCACCTGTCCAACTTCGAGGTGCGCACCCAGGGCCTCAAGCACCTGCACCCGATCGCCACCAGCGCCGACGGGTCCGCCCCGGCCGACGGTGTGCTGGCCTTCCACGCCGCCTTCGCCGAGCGCGGCGACAAGCGGATGTTCCTTCAGTTCCAGGCGGGTGGCCAGGTGCGTCAGGTGGAGTTCACGATCTTCACGACCTGACCCCGATCTTCTGATATGACCATAAAGATATATAAGATCGTCTCTATACCCGCGCCATAATTCATCTACACATTGCCATGTGTAGATGTCTGGTTCGGGAGGAACCGCGTGAAGAAAACCCTCGCGCTGGCCGGTGTCACCGCGCTGGTCGGCAGCGCCCTCGTGGCCACCGCCGCGAGCACCTCGGCAGCACCGCCGCAGCCCAAGCCCCCCACCGAAGCCCAGGCCGTCACTCGTTCCGACGGCCTGGTCACCGCCCGCCCCGCAGCGATCGCCGGGGCGAGCGGTGAGTCGTACACCGCCTACCGCGCCAAAGTCGACGCCGACGGCGACGCCCATGTCCGCTACACCCGCACCTACCAGGGCCTCCGGGTGTACGGCGGCGACTTCGTCGTGCACACCGACGCCACCGGAAAACTCACCGGCACCTCGGTGGGCCTCGCCGCACCCCTGACACTGGCGACCACCCCGAAGGTCTCCAGCGCCAAGGCGTCGGCGGCGGCGAAGTCCCGCTTCGAGGGCACCCTGACCGCCATCGACCAGCCGGAACTGTTCGTCGACGCGAGCACCGGCCGCGGCCGGCTCGCCTGGGAGACGATCGTCCGCGGCTGGGCGCCCGACAAGCAGACCCCCTCCCGTCTGCACGTCATCACCGACGCACTGACCGGCACGCACATCGGCGAGTACAACGAGATCGAGTCGATCGCGGGCACCGGCACCGGCATCTACTCCGGCGCGGTCGCCGTCGAGACCACACTGTCCGGCTCCACGTACAGCCTGATCGACCCACTCCGCGGCAACGGCCGCACCTGCGACATGAACAACGGCACCAGCACCTGCACCAACTTCACCGACGACGACAACGTGTGGGGCACCGGCGCCAACACCAACCGGCAGTCGGCGGCCGTCGACGCGCACTTCGGCGCCGCGGTCACGTACGACTACTTCAAGAACGTGCACGGCCGCAACGGCATCTTCGGCGACGGGCGCGGCGTCCCGTCCCGGGTGCACTACGGCAACGCGTACGTCAACGCCTTCTGGGACGGCGCCCAGATGACCTACGGTGACGGCTCCGGAAACGCCAAGCCGCTGGTGTCCCTCGATGTGGCGGGCCACGAGATGTCACACGGCGTCACCGAGAACGTGGTGTCCGGCGGCCTCACCTACTCCGGTGAATCGGGCGGCCTCAACGAGGCCACGAGCGACATCTTCGGTACGGCCGTCGAGTTCTACGCGAACACCACGTCGGACCCGGGTGACTACGACATCGGCGAGAAGATCGACATCCGGGGTACCGGCGCGCCGCTGCGCTACATGTACAACCCGACGCTCGACGGCTCGTCGCACGGCTGCTGGTCGACCAGCACGAACAGCGTCGACGTGCACTACTCGTCCGGCCCGGGCAACCACTTCTTCTTCAACCTGGCCGAGGGCACCGGCGCCACCGCGTACGGCACCTCGCCGGTCTGCGGCAACGCCGCCCCGGTCACCGGCATCGGCCGGGAGAAGGCGGAGAAGATCTGGTTCCGGGCGCTGGACGTGTACTTCACCTCCAACACCCGCTACGTCAACACCACCACCCCGGCGAACACCTCCCGCGCCTACACCCTGTCCGCCGCCACCGACCTGTACGGCCTGTGCTCGACCGAGTACAAGGCCGTCCAGTCCGCGTGGACCGCGGTCAACGTGGCCGGCAACGACCTGGAATGCCCGGTCACCAACGACTTCTCGGTCGCCGTCGACCCGACGACCCTGACCCTGGACCCGGGCACGTCGGCCACCGTCACGGTGACCACGGCCAGCGTCAACGGCGAGGCCCAGAGCATCGACCTGACCGCGTCCGGCGTGCCGGCCGGGGTGACCGCCACGTTCAGCGAGCCGTCGGTGACCGCCGGCGGGACGTCGACGCTGACGCTCACCGCCTCCGCGGACGCCGACAGCGGCCAGTACACCGTGGTGGTCACCGGCACGTCGCCGGCGACGATCCGCCGGGCCGAGGTCCGCCTCACCGTCAACGGCCTGCCCGGCTGCTCCGGCAGCAACGCCACCGACGTGGCGATCCCGGACAACACCACCGTCGAGTCGACCGTGGTGATCAACGGCTGCGCCGGGAACGCGTCGGCGAGCAGCACGGTCGAGGTGCACATCGTCCACACGTACGTCGGTGACCTGGCAGTGTCGCTGGTCGCCCCGGACGGCACGGTCTACTCGCTGCGCGCCCGCAGCGGCGGCAGCGCCGACAACATCGACGCCACCTACACGGTCAACCTCTCCACCGAGGTGGCCGACGGCCCCTGGAAGCTGCGCGTCCAGGACGCCGCCAACCTCGACACCGGTTACATCAACAGCTGGACCCTGAACCTCTGATCGACCGGCGGTGGGTCCACGGGCACGTGTGCCCGTGGACCCACCGTCATCCGGCCATCTCCGGCAGCGGCCGGTCGGTGCGGGCCACGTGACCGATCCGGGCCGTCACCCTCCGCAGAACACCGAGACTGCCGACCCGCACGGCCAGCCGCAGCGCCCGTACCCCGAGGGCAGAGTCCGGGTAGAACAGACCCGGGGTACCGGGCGGCAACTTCTGGGCGTCGTCGATCAGCGGGCGCATCCATTGCTCGTAACGGGTCAGGGCGACGTCCGGCTGGGCTTGGGTGAGGCTCGCGGCCAGGACGTAGCCGCCGACCATGGCCAGCGAGGTGCCCCCGCCACCGAGCGGGGTGACGCACCAGGCCGCGTCGCCGGTGACACAGACCCGACCGGCCGACCAGGACGGCATGCCGATCTGGGTGAGACGGTCCAGGTAGACGTCATCGGAGGCGGCGAACCCGGCGACGACCCGGTCGGCCTGCCAGCCGGCGCCGCGGAAGACGTCACGCAGCGCGGCGCGGGCCTCGTCGAGCGGCAGCGCGGCCAGGTCCCGGTCACCGCCGGTGAACGCCAGCGTGGCCCGCGTGGTGCCGGTACGGTCCGGGCGCAGGGTGATCTGCCGTCCGCCCGCGGCCGAGTACCAACGCCACCAGCGGTCGTCGTCGCCGGTACGGGGAATCGTCCCGTAGGCCATCGTGACGCCGAGTTCGCGGCGGCCGACGGCGGAGCCGAAGACCAGGTCGCGGGTGCGTGAGCGGACCCCTTCCGCGATGACCAGCAGGTCGTGGCGCTCGGTGGTGCCCGATGCCGACGTCACGTCGACGTGGGAGCCCTCGTCGCGTACCCCCACGATCTGATCGTCGTAACGCACCGTGACGTTGCCGGGAAGCGCGTCCAGGATGACGCGGGCCAGGTCTCCGCGCAGGATCTCCAACTCGGCGGTGGGCCCGTCGGGGTCCTCGACCGGGAACCGGGCGATCACCCGCCCGGCGCCGTCGAGGACCGCGGTGCCCTCCTCGGTGGTGCCGCGGCTGCGGACGGCCTCCTCGAGCCCCATCCGGCTCAGCACGTCGCGGGCCGCGCCCCGGATGTCGATGTTCTGCCCGCCGTCGCGGAACGTGCCGAAGCGCTCCAGGACGGTGACGTCCCAGCCCGCCCGGCCGAGCCAGAAGGCGGTGCTCAGCCCGGCGATGCCGGCTCCGGAGACCAGCGCACGTGGTGAAGTCATGCCGATAGTTTTACCGTCAAACCATTTCACCGTCAAACCATTTGATGATGGTACGGTCTCCGCGTGACCAGCACACCTGACGACGCCACCGGGCAACGGGACCGGCTGCTGGCCGCACTACGGGCGCACGGCACCGTCTTCGCCGAGCTGGGGCGGCTCTTCGGCGCCCGGGCCGGCCTGCACACCACCGACGCGAGCGCCCTGGTCGAGATCCTCTCCGCCCAGGACCGTGGCGCACCGCTGACCCAGGCCGCCCTCGGCAGCCGTGTCGGTCTGACCGCGGGCGCCACGTCGTCACTGCTCAACCGCCTGGAGCGGGCGGGTCACGTGATCCGGGTGCGAGACAGCACGGACCGGCGGGTCGTCACCCTGCGCGCGGCCGACGGCGTCGACGCACTGGTCGACCGCTTCTTCGCACCGGTGGTCGACCGTGTCGACGCCATGCTGGCCGGCTACTCCCCCGCAGAGCTGGCGCACGCCGAGCGGTTCCTCACCGACTACGTCGCGACGATGCACCGCTTCATCGAGGACCTCGACCGACCGGCGTAGCGCTCGCCTCGGCACCGGCCGCCGGTTCCCGGCCCGGACCGGCGGCGTACTGCGCGGATCCGGGGTTTGAAACGCGATCCAGTTGTTAGGCTCACCGCTTGTGACCAGCGCTGATAACACTCCGGAGTTCAACCGCTTCGGACCGTGGATCGACGAGGTCCGGACCGTCGACGAGCTACCGCGCCTCTATCGCGGGGCCGGGATCGATCCCTCGGCGTACCGGCGGGTGCTCAAGGTGCCCCGGGACATCGAGGGACGAAACACCCACCCCACCATGCATCTGTACGACTACCTGCTCGCCGTCAACGAGGAGACGTTCACCGTCCTCGCCCGCCGCGACGAGGCCTACTACACGGTGCACGTCCCCCTCGACCGGATCTCGGCGATCGTCGACAGCGTGCGCCTGCTCAACGGCCGCCTGACCGTGCACACCGTCGACGGCCCGGTCGTCACCGTGGTGTACAACGCCTCGGCGAGCGCTCCGATCCGCGAGTTGATGTTCCTGCTGCGCCGCTGGTATCTCCCGGAGAGTCTGCCGGTCGCCGCCGAACCGCCCCGTGGCCCGGCCCCGACCCTCGACATCGCCGACACCGGCCTGCTCACCGACTACGAGCGGCTGATCGCCGAGGAGCCGGGTATGCGCCTGGTCAACATCGCCGGCCGCCAGGTGGTGAACCCGCTGAACCGGCCGGACCGGCTGCGCGGCGGCCAGTGGCCGACCACCCTGCACGCCTCGATCACCGTGGCCGACCACCGGGAGGTCCAGATCATCCACCGGCGCGACTGGTTCAC of the Actinoplanes sichuanensis genome contains:
- a CDS encoding M4 family metallopeptidase; this encodes MKKTLALAGVTALVGSALVATAASTSAAPPQPKPPTEAQAVTRSDGLVTARPAAIAGASGESYTAYRAKVDADGDAHVRYTRTYQGLRVYGGDFVVHTDATGKLTGTSVGLAAPLTLATTPKVSSAKASAAAKSRFEGTLTAIDQPELFVDASTGRGRLAWETIVRGWAPDKQTPSRLHVITDALTGTHIGEYNEIESIAGTGTGIYSGAVAVETTLSGSTYSLIDPLRGNGRTCDMNNGTSTCTNFTDDDNVWGTGANTNRQSAAVDAHFGAAVTYDYFKNVHGRNGIFGDGRGVPSRVHYGNAYVNAFWDGAQMTYGDGSGNAKPLVSLDVAGHEMSHGVTENVVSGGLTYSGESGGLNEATSDIFGTAVEFYANTTSDPGDYDIGEKIDIRGTGAPLRYMYNPTLDGSSHGCWSTSTNSVDVHYSSGPGNHFFFNLAEGTGATAYGTSPVCGNAAPVTGIGREKAEKIWFRALDVYFTSNTRYVNTTTPANTSRAYTLSAATDLYGLCSTEYKAVQSAWTAVNVAGNDLECPVTNDFSVAVDPTTLTLDPGTSATVTVTTASVNGEAQSIDLTASGVPAGVTATFSEPSVTAGGTSTLTLTASADADSGQYTVVVTGTSPATIRRAEVRLTVNGLPGCSGSNATDVAIPDNTTVESTVVINGCAGNASASSTVEVHIVHTYVGDLAVSLVAPDGTVYSLRARSGGSADNIDATYTVNLSTEVADGPWKLRVQDAANLDTGYINSWTLNL
- a CDS encoding MarR family winged helix-turn-helix transcriptional regulator; protein product: MTSTPDDATGQRDRLLAALRAHGTVFAELGRLFGARAGLHTTDASALVEILSAQDRGAPLTQAALGSRVGLTAGATSSLLNRLERAGHVIRVRDSTDRRVVTLRAADGVDALVDRFFAPVVDRVDAMLAGYSPAELAHAERFLTDYVATMHRFIEDLDRPA
- a CDS encoding FAD-dependent monooxygenase; this encodes MTSPRALVSGAGIAGLSTAFWLGRAGWDVTVLERFGTFRDGGQNIDIRGAARDVLSRMGLEEAVRSRGTTEEGTAVLDGAGRVIARFPVEDPDGPTAELEILRGDLARVILDALPGNVTVRYDDQIVGVRDEGSHVDVTSASGTTERHDLLVIAEGVRSRTRDLVFGSAVGRRELGVTMAYGTIPRTGDDDRWWRWYSAAGGRQITLRPDRTGTTRATLAFTGGDRDLAALPLDEARAALRDVFRGAGWQADRVVAGFAASDDVYLDRLTQIGMPSWSAGRVCVTGDAAWCVTPLGGGGTSLAMVGGYVLAASLTQAQPDVALTRYEQWMRPLIDDAQKLPPGTPGLFYPDSALGVRALRLAVRVGSLGVLRRVTARIGHVARTDRPLPEMAG